The Nicotiana tomentosiformis chromosome 2, ASM39032v3, whole genome shotgun sequence genome includes the window ggacttactaaaaaaaaggagtcacttatgttttctgggttctcccatttcagttgtgatgcaatcaatgttaaattcatttaattttttgtattttataaaactaagttctcattttttttaattccacatcctcacttgtctaattttttttaaaacgatgttcattaaattatatatatatatatatatatatatatatatataaagcctcTTATTAAGATATTGCTTTAGGCCTCCGATGAGCTTGGGCCGCCCTACGGTCACATATGAAGTTATCAAGCAGGCAAGAGCGCTTACAGCAAAATCAGAACTTGATGAGTAGCAATTTACTTCGAGGTTGAAAATCATTTAGACAAAAGAGGAATAAACATCACATCCTTTTCACATTTCTTAAGCAAACAAGAAGAAACATTATTGGCTCTCGTACAGTGTACAGCAAATACAAACAACATCAATATATATATTACAGCAATAAACATCTGACTTTTTCCCACTCCTTAATCTTAGTACTCATCTCACGTTCACAATATCACCGAGCATCCAGACATGAGCATGACTGTCCATATCAATACAAATATAACAATTTTCTTTTGTAGGGTCACATGTACGGATATCTATAAGTAGGAatgaatatgtataaataattAACAGTTGATGTAAAGTTTCATATTCCAGCCACACATTCTGGTGGGGTGACTGGATTTCTGGATTTGTCGGTGCAATAATCATAGATCATGTGGTTCATTCTAACCCAGCGATATTGCCTTGCTTCCGCAGCACTGAGTTGTTGGTAATTAGCTCCTTCCCACCAATTGCGAGGATTTGAGGCACAGTTTGCTGGTCCTGGCATTGCACATCCCTCTATGTCAAAGTCCTTGTAATATGCGTAAAATGGGGATTTGCTCCAATTTATTTTCTCTAATCCACCTCTCGTTGCCCAGTCGTCGGCTTCCCACAATGTTGAGTACACTCCCATGGGTTGGAATTTGGGGAATGGAATTCCTTTTGCTTCGTTGTTCTTGTAGACTCTAATGGGTACCGCATCCACGTAGAATCTTCAATAGTATAAACAGTTTATCAGTAATATTTCCTTGCATCTGGTGAAGTAAGTTAGTCATAACTAAATTTCTATAGTTAGTACTccatatataacttaaatccttgTTTTTATCAATTTTACAATATATGTCTACTTACACGGCGTGGTGGTGGTTCCAAAGAATGGTATAAGTGTGAAAATCAGCGGATGGATCGAACCAAAGGTTGACTCTTTGTTCCTTGTCACCTTTTCCATGAACATAAACATTCGTCTGGACAGTATACGGCTGGCCTGACCGGTTTCCCAAGAACTCGAAGTCTAGTTCGTCCCTTACGTTGTCTGTGTCCGAGTTCATCTGCAAAAAAATGTCATGCAGAATTTTTATTGAACATGAAGTCTAGTATAAAATTAACAACTCTGTTCTTACGTACGTAAAAGGCAGTGACGGTTCCAGCAGAGTCACCAGGTACGAGCTTGATCTTCATGCTAACACGTCCAAAGAGGTATTTGCTTTTGGAAGCAAACCCACATCCTGAAATAAAAGTATCAGtaaattatcattttcataactcaTGCATGGGTATGACATTAAACCTAtaccagaaaaaaaaaattgaattcgtGCCTGAGTTTTGGTCGAGAATAAGCTGAATGGCCCTGCCACCATCAATTTGTTTGATGTGAGAGTCGGACCAAGAGACCTTAAAGTCCTGTAAAAAAGTGGCGGGTCGTGCACTCACTGAGAATGAAAAGGTCAAGGCATATAGCAATATTAGAATTGCAGCTGAATATTTTAAGGAAGTCAATCTGGCCATTGTATTTCTGTTAATTGTATGATTATACAATTGGAGGTGTGGTGATAGTGTGAAATTTGAGAGCTTTATATATGCGAAACGATAGAGAAAACGACGAGTGGAATTCTGATCATACAGCTAATAGCTAGCCGTCCCTGGACCCTATCTCTTGTGCCAAACCCTACGTGATGATCAATTTCAGAATCATTCTTGACTTCTTCTGTCATATCAGCAGTTAAGGAAATTGTCCAGATTTTACTTTCAGGTTTATTACTGCTCTAAGTCTAAGGCAAGCT containing:
- the LOC104118549 gene encoding probable xyloglucan endotransglucosylase/hydrolase protein 7; its protein translation is MARLTSLKYSAAILILLYALTFSFSVSARPATFLQDFKVSWSDSHIKQIDGGRAIQLILDQNSGCGFASKSKYLFGRVSMKIKLVPGDSAGTVTAFYMNSDTDNVRDELDFEFLGNRSGQPYTVQTNVYVHGKGDKEQRVNLWFDPSADFHTYTILWNHHHAVFYVDAVPIRVYKNNEAKGIPFPKFQPMGVYSTLWEADDWATRGGLEKINWSKSPFYAYYKDFDIEGCAMPGPANCASNPRNWWEGANYQQLSAAEARQYRWVRMNHMIYDYCTDKSRNPVTPPECVAGI